The sequence TCGAAAGGGTCGCTATTTTGAGGCGACTCGCACTAAATATGGTCAGATAGACGTTGCACCCGGAGCAGAGCACCCGGGCTCGGACCAACCTCCGAAACGCTGGTGGGGGAAATCCACAGAAGTTACTTAGACAAGTTCGGCTCTATAATTCAAACAGTTGGTTCGTCGTAACCATCTCGTATTGTCCATCTCTTAGAAAATCGGCCTGTAGACATGGTAAGTCAAAAAGATTCTACGTCAATCTTTCTCCGGTTTGTTTTCAAGAATCGCGCAAGGTTTTATTGGATACGAGAAAAATGCAAGGGATCGGATTTATATTTGTGATTACAAGATGCAGGAACACCAccaaattgcaaatataagtGCTTTTTACGAAGATGGCTTACGCATAGTGCGATATATGTATGTTGAGTGATGATGAGGACATTATTGCTGTTGTTAGTATTCATGATGATGAAGTGTAACAGTGATTttcgttaaatttttcaattataaaaagcaatattccaaaaataaaaattccaataTTACAAGTTTCATCACAAATtccaaataaatgtataaaatcatTACTTGTTTGCTGAAActttacaataaaacattatttaaaaatatttacaaaatatttaaacatataaatattattgtgttaatttttaataaaaaattaatttgtagaaaattaaaaaatgtatttaaaaattaatgtagaaattatttagcacatatttagtattatttaatacaaaattcgGTGTGAGAAAAgaggattttcttttttcacttcatatatatttttaaatgtatttatttattctatttttcttttatcataataaaaatatttcataaaaataaaatattttatgttctatgaattatattcaatataaattgtattatattataaatagttttttatttttttaaagttttgcacaaatatttttatgcaaaactttaatttacagATAGAATAAGAAGTGCATGTTTTTTCtatattgagaaataaattaaaatataaaaatcattttgttaattattttttattacattttataatatttagtttttatttaaaaaatttaaaaagcttaaatttctataaaatagcAGGtacaatttaactttttcgTTAAATCAAGAtgtcttttcttttatatatatttaaaactagatgagaacaaaatatttatttttacatcctTATGtaagatataagaaaaaaacgcattttacatttaaaaataagtaaaagtatacttttatttcgcgtaaaaaatatttttctgactaataaaataaaacatttatgtgtGTCCGATATTAATGTGACTTCATTTCTGCATGACAGTACAAAAGCAATTATATAAGAACGGTAATAGGAGAGGCAGAGTGTGATAACTAGAGTGTGATCGCTCTATATACGTCCTGGCAGCTTTTCCGTGCGATTCTATTTTTGGCATTAACTGGCAGCGCCCCGTGAATTTTCTTATGCGGTAATTGGACCAGGCTTCTCGATTTCATATAAAGACCAATCATCATAACtaacaaaaagatttattttaatttatttctcattatataaaaaaacattagcatttttttattctacctGTCATAAATTgtcgttaaaatatttatacaaaattaaaaagaataaaaacaatttataatgtaattcataaaaatttattggatataataatataaatattaaaaaaaatataaaatacaaaatgtatttatttttatcaatcatgtacaataaatttccaattaattatatatatatatattcgtacgatatatatatatatatatatatatatatatatatatatatatcgtacgaatacatcattttttatttatatttacacacacattatacagtataattatactattttatattcagcgaaatctattataaattacactaTGTATGTGTATTGATAGTCGATAGCCAcaaactataatttagaatatgagtaaatatacaatttcatCTTCATAAGCGAAAAATTTACTATCTTAGCAAACtttgtatttaaatgttttataaaattgctaaaatatcaaaataaaagaatatattttaaagaagatgAATAATACATTCATGATttgttatctttaaaattaaattaaatttttttttataaaatgttaaataggAAAAGAtcctttttgtatataaagaaaatcctgtaaaacaaattactgatatttttttatctaaaaatatctttgaattgcctttaaaaaagtaaattcttGTGCATAATTAAAGTAGATTGACCGGTACAAATGCTTGGACATGTTAAAAATGTCTCGAAATACAGAACAATTTATGATTATTCGGACACATTGtattcatatatatgtgtgtgtgtgtgtgtgtgtgtgtgtgtgtgtgtgtgtgtgtgtgtgtgtgtgtgtgtgtgtgtgatattGTTTCTATATGTTATCCCTAGAGGAATACGGTttcattttgtacatatatattgtagattttgtgtattaagcaaatattgtcatcaAGTGACAGCTTTACATaccaaaaataacatttttttcgttttttatattaaattgatcgtATTATTCCCCTAGATATATTCGTCTAGATTTTGgtgcgtactttaattctgtaaaagttttgcaattctataaagccaattaaaagattaatttaatgaaaaaatggcGATAAAACGGACGACTTTAAGATCCCCTTAAGTTGTGAAAATATACTtactttaaagaagaaaacttTCTTAAGTCTTCGGCACACTATACGATTTTTCATACTAAATCGCATAATCGAGGCGTTTTATTACGTATCATTGGTTTACGATTAGTAACATAATCATCCAAGCCAATCAGGACACGTAATAAGACGCttcgtatgcgatctagcctgaaaaattgtatcgtgtgccgaaggcttttggattaatatattataaaatattcaaattaaattcgaTTTTCTTGAATACAGTTTTACAATatccttgaaataaaaataaattttttttgtaagtacATGATACTGAGATTTTCTAATACTTGTTATATGAGTATATCTTAAAACTATTATCAAGAATATACTCTTtgttaaagaaaacaattacttaaaagaagaaaagaaatctCAGTAATTGCTTTACTTAgcaatagaatatttttcttcgtatAACAACagtaaaaagtatttagcaaaataatttcatattctaGGCAgataaagagaagaaaaagaaaactaagAAGAAGGAGGAGGCACCAGCTGCCGAACCTGAGCCAGCACCAGTTGAAGAGAAAGCACCAACTCCACCTTCAGGTACACCAAAAGACTCTGGTTCCGCCAGAGCAAGCAGTCGCGGTAGCCGCAAGGCTAAACGCAGCGGATCCAGTGTCTTCTCTATGTTCTCTCAGAAACAAGTGGCCGAATTTAAAGAGGTATGATCTAAGAACAATAATTCGCAcacaatcttaattttatgtgtgcTTCTAGATTCTTTTGGACTTTTTATTCTGACTTTTCCAATTATTCTAATCTAATACAATTAGCGTTCTCTTAACCCCCAAAAATTCtcgaaaattttagaaaaagttttttctgattttttcttacgttatttttgctttgtttttagataattttatctttacgGATTTATCCGTCAatgattttaagatttttcCACATTTCAAaacttgaataaataattaagtaattcaTTAACAAACTATCTAGTCTACTATCATTATTACagtcaattttttcatattgttcggaaaaaataaacaaaactaaatttttccttcaattttaattttacaaaaaattagtaatactaatattttattatttataattttttataattgtaggaaaagaaaagttttttcataattttatttttctagaaatttAAGAACATATTAAAGATAACAGTATTCCTCTGTTTATTCCCAAGTAGGAATATTAGTGagatattgatttaaaatcaattctcTCTTTTATTGAGTACCGACGCGATACTATTACAgattctaatattattattataaaaatgtaatactggacattattaaattggtcagtaattattacttactttgaatattaaaagtattaacaacagtgtttttaatacttaaaataagtattaattactagccaatttaatattgtccagtatgatatttttattaggatAGTCGATATAGTACTGGAAGTACTTAAAATATAGTAGGAGAAAGGGGGATAAGATGACAACCCTAAcgtttgtcaatttttttctaatttctgtGAGGGGGGGTGTAAGAATAATgatctattctttttttaaatttactaaagctttttgtatctaacataaaaattaaaagctgttaaataaattataattttgaaaaattttgattttcttcGTGTCAATTTCGCCATCTTGCCCCCTATGTGGATGTGATTTTCAGTAGCGAAAAGAGTCAAATTAATTGACATTATAACCTATCTATTCTTTATCTGTATAAAcatcaattttcttatttatttaacaatatattatattaatagtaattactttattttttaaaaataacaaaatgaataaattgcatatgataaaatttatttacaaattatcagTATAACCAATATCgcaaattataaacttaatttgcaTAACATTAACGCAATTACGTTCGTTGCAGAACATAATCTGCAAGTACAAATACGCCATCTGGAATCATCCGTCATCTTACCCGTAGTAttcacttatttatttaataaaaaggttacactgtaaaaaataaaaaatatgaatgcatagtTTTTAACTATActatatatgattttatttaaaaattagtaatcgACAGTATTTAGTATAATTACGTCATTTCCTATAAACAAATGCCAAAATGTTATACATGGGTGTACCTAaaacacatttataattatattatccacTTTTGTGGActgattaaaacaattaataaactacAACAAATAATCTATTATCTAAAGACTTTAATGAGTTCAATATTGGGTTGATATCTGTtattggtttaaaaaaaattagcgatTCGTCATCTTATCCACTTTATCATCTTACCCTTTTTTCCCGACTATTACGTACCATACGTCACAGTGTTGATTTCTTATCGCATACTTTTTACTTCAGTTTTTTTTCGCTCTTATAATGCGCTGCAtggtatttttatcaaaataagaGAATTTAATCCTTTGTATACACActtattttttcaacttttacaTACACACTGGGTGGTTGCCATTCATGGCAATTTTCAAACagctgtattttttaaaatatttatactaaaattgtaatttaatgtcAATGTATACATTAGTTAAtagtacattaatattattttaattctcgaCTACAGAGATACAGtgctgaaatataaaattcatttttcattataatatcGGTATCCGATATGCAATACTAATAATGTATTCTATTTCCATTTGGGATCTTCTATGACATTCTGATCTTCCAATTTGATCTTTCATTATACTTCTGTTACactatatacaaaacatataCAAAACATGTacacaaaaaagattttaaaatagagagagaattaaaagttttaaaatagagagaaaatctttaatatattaacctCAGACATTTAAAGGCAAATAATAAGAACTTATAAGAAAAGTGTTCCTCTCTGATTTCAATAAaactttgtagagaaaatcgaaatatttaatacgtaCTTTTTTCTTATCAGCAGCCAAACATGTTTAAGGGATGAAattagttttcaaaaatagaaaaatgtttattttttagctGTAACTTCTGAACAAATGTGATCgcataatttcataaattatatagaccatacagaattttaaaagttattcagtgacatttattaagtaaaagttattaagtatacatttataaaaataaaatttataaaaattaagtacttTATTATCTTTGTTATGTTCACAGGCATTCCAGCTAATGGACGCGGATAAAGACGGTATTATTGGTAAGAATGATCTTCGCGCAGCCTTTGACTCCGTTGGTCGATTGGCAACTGATAAGGAAATCGAAGAAATGCTTAATGAAGCACCAGCGCCCATCAATTTCACTCAACTATTGAACTTATTCGCTGTTCGTATGTCAGGATCGGGtatgtacaattatattattaatttgaagaaacaattaaaaaacgttttaaaaattgaatataattgtttGGCCAATCAGGTGCTGACGAGGACGATGTTGTAATCAATGCCTTCAAGACATTCGACGAGAATGGCAAAATCGACGGTGAAAGGtgcatattataataagaaatatccTGATACATATTTTCCAATTCATATTTaagacttttaaatataaaattaaggcataaaatatatagggATTTACATAACATgagaattgtaaataaaatttacaaaatttacaaaattatttacaaaaaagtattttaattgaaacattgaAAGTTGTATGGTCCGTGTTAAAGAAGgacaaacaataaaatttattaagaagaatcaatttttcaagttCAAAATGAAGATCACGATAAaggtcaaaataaatattactattctttaaaataaaattatataattttttatacacacacacaatatgattattatattattttgcatataaaagtattaaaatggAGTTATGagaatatcaataattttcaaaatagttTATTCTGTTATACTtcgacataaaatataaaatatctagtaaactattaattttgtgataatTGTACCTCAATTCTTGTGTTAGAATGATAagctaaattaatttatgtaaaaaaacataccATATAGCCCAGAACCTTGCAACtacattataacaatattgcaatttatatattgcaaatattttaaaaacattacaaaaatataaatataatgtgcaattcaattttaatgatgttgcagcaatattttaaataaattgtaaaaattttctaaaattttgtgtttttaaatatttgtgtatatatgcatattttttgataCTTAAATGATTAGTCATGTGGagctattttcaaaaatacttagtaataacaattttctcaattaaaaaaattcttcgaactaaaatataattttataaatatattttaaatttataatttcgtttttacaaagttttaatatcaaaatttaattccttaaagaattttaaaaattataacattatttaaatcgaATAATCTGTAgaacatatatacaaatgtgctaaagattaaaaaaacaattatataaatgtaaatttacgataaaattacgataataataTACGTGTTTTAGtacgtattaatatattttttatatattaatatattttgtacataatacttattaatatattttttatatattagtacatattttatatacatatacataaatttgtataaaacaaataaataaaaatgttattaataaggcaaaatttatataattattttttaatttgtaatacttGTATACATATCGATTGttcgtttaaattaaaaccatCTCATTTATCATGACACTATAAagtattaagtatatattttattatgtaatattgccgcaatattttt is a genomic window of Monomorium pharaonis isolate MP-MQ-018 chromosome 7, ASM1337386v2, whole genome shotgun sequence containing:
- the LOC105835488 gene encoding myosin regulatory light chain 2; this encodes MADKEKKKKTKKKEEAPAAEPEPAPVEEKAPTPPSGTPKDSGSARASSRGSRKAKRSGSSVFSMFSQKQVAEFKEAFQLMDADKDGIIGKNDLRAAFDSVGRLATDKEIEEMLNEAPAPINFTQLLNLFAVRMSGSGADEDDVVINAFKTFDENGKIDGERLRHALMTWGDKFTPKEVNDAFDQMYIDDKGFIDTPSLIAMLTGTGEEEEE